GAACATGAAAAACGTTTGAAGGATCTTATTCTATAGCCATGAAAATCATTACAGCAAAGCAGGCGGGAGAACTCTTCCCGTCAAATTGGACAATTGCCATGGATGGGTTTCTGGGGGCCGGCTCGGCCGACGTCGTAGCCGCCGCGGCAGAAGAGCGTTTTTTAGAGACCGGCGAACCCGGGATTTGACCATGCTCTTCTGTGCGGCCACCGGGGACCGGGATTGCCGCGGGCTCAACCGGTTCGGGCACCCAGGCATGATCAAGAAAGCCATTGGCTCCCACTTTGGTCCGGTTCCAAAGATTCGCGAAACGATCGACAACAACCAGATCAAGGCCCACAACCTGCCCAGGGCGTGATATCCCACCTGTAGGGCCATTGCCGGCGGGCGGACGGGTCCACATGCACAAGTGTGCCCGACGGCGCGACGCGATCAAGGCGGAGAAGCTGGGCGTGGACATGGTGACCATCGTCGGCACCGAATGCGGCGGCCATCCGAGCCCGGAAGGCGTCACCAGCATGGTGCTGCTGCCGAAGACGGTGGATTCCGTCTCCATTCCGGTCGTTACCGGCGGAGGTTTTTCCGACGGTCGTGCCCTGATGGTGGCGCTGGCGATGGGCGCCGAAGGGATCGTGATCGGAACGGGCCTCATGGCTACCACCGAATGCCCGATCCACGAGGATTTCAAAAAGACCTTGATCAGTGCCGAAGAGACGTCTACCTGCCTGGTGTTGAATTCGGTCAAGGCGCCGGTGCGAGCCTTCACCAACAAAACCGCTCAGGAAGTGCTGGAAAAGGAGAATGCCTGTCTGCCTCTGGAGGAGATCCTTTCCAAAATGAAGGGCGAACGCGGACTGCAGGCATACAAGGACGGGGATACGGAAGGTGCTGTCTGGGCCTGCGGTCAGGTCGCCGGGCTTGTCAACGAAATCAGGCCCGTGGCCGAATATTTTCAGGCCATCATGGAACAGGCGGAGTCCATTCGCAAGCGCTGGGCTGTTTCGGTTTCCCCTGGGAAGTGATTGTTCCTCAATTGGTTCAAATTTTAATAGCCGTTTCTGTTTGGGACCATTAGGGCTGTTTCGAATAACGGGACCTTGCCTGTGAACACAATACGTATCGGAAATATTTATGACAACCGGTATAAGGAGAGAAGACAATGAACGAAGTCGTGATCGTTAGTGCGGTAAGAACCCCCATCGGGTCATATCTGGGAAGCCTTTCGGATCTGCCGGCCTACAAGCTGGGTGCTTTGGTTTTGAATGCGGCCGCCGAGAAAGCCGCCGTGGATCCCGCAACCGTGGATGATGTTATCATGGGGCAGTCCTATCAAAACGGGGAGTCGGTGAACATCGCCCGTATGGCCCTGCTGGCGGCCGATTGGCCGGTGGAAACC
This region of Deltaproteobacteria bacterium genomic DNA includes:
- a CDS encoding nitronate monooxygenase, which produces MHKCARRRDAIKAEKLGVDMVTIVGTECGGHPSPEGVTSMVLLPKTVDSVSIPVVTGGGFSDGRALMVALAMGAEGIVIGTGLMATTECPIHEDFKKTLISAEETSTCLVLNSVKAPVRAFTNKTAQEVLEKENACLPLEEILSKMKGERGLQAYKDGDTEGAVWACGQVAGLVNEIRPVAEYFQAIMEQAESIRKRWAVSVSPGK